A section of the Aminiphilus circumscriptus DSM 16581 genome encodes:
- a CDS encoding biotin transporter BioY: protein MARTRTMVLASLFAGLTAVGAQIVLPFPLVPMTLQTFFVLLSGILLGARGGVLAQTLYVLMGLLGLPVFAGGSGGPQTLFSPTFGFLVGFIAAAWIGGRIVELPTKSESPWRYILASAVALVVIYVFGVAGVFLNLNYLAGKPISMLATLKIALLPFLVPDLLKGTVVSLIAIRVGTRVRELSPLSGNI from the coding sequence ATGGCACGCACGCGTACAATGGTTCTTGCTTCGCTGTTCGCTGGATTGACGGCTGTGGGAGCACAAATTGTTCTTCCATTTCCGCTCGTTCCGATGACTCTCCAGACGTTTTTCGTGCTTCTTTCGGGAATCCTTCTGGGAGCGAGGGGAGGCGTCCTCGCGCAGACCCTGTACGTTCTTATGGGCCTGCTCGGTCTTCCCGTTTTTGCCGGAGGTTCCGGAGGGCCACAGACGCTTTTTTCTCCCACCTTTGGCTTTCTCGTTGGATTCATCGCGGCAGCCTGGATCGGAGGGCGCATTGTGGAGCTTCCCACGAAGAGCGAGTCTCCCTGGCGGTACATCCTCGCCAGCGCAGTGGCTCTTGTGGTCATCTACGTTTTTGGCGTGGCAGGAGTCTTCCTGAACTTGAACTATCTCGCCGGAAAGCCGATCTCAATGCTCGCGACATTGAAAATCGCCCTTCTGCCCTTTCTTGTTCCGGATCTCCTGAAAGGGACCGTCGTCTCGTTGATCGCGATTCGAGTGGGAACGAGAGTGCGTGAACTTTCGCCGCTCTCTGGAAACATCTAG
- a CDS encoding helix-turn-helix domain-containing protein yields MSHHHLPRDEREIIIVIGLRIGVSPQVIASRIGRSRSAIRREIPRRRRRP; encoded by the coding sequence ATGAGCCACCACCATCTTCCCAGAGACGAGCGCGAGATCATCATCGTCATCGGCCTGCGAATCGGAGTATCTCCACAGGTGATCGCTTCCCGGATCGGGCGTTCCAGGAGCGCCATCCGCCGGGAGATTCCGCGCAGGCGGCGGCGCCCGTGA